Below is a genomic region from Actinomadura sp. NAK00032.
CATGACGACCGGGATGCCCGCTCGGCGGGCGGCGGTGAGCTTCGCGCGGGTCATGGCGCCGCCGCTGTCCTTGGTGACCAGCACGGTCAGGCGGTGGGCGTCGATCAGCGCGCGCTCGCCGTCCACGGTGTAGGGGCCGCGCGCGAGCAGGACCTCCACGTTGGACGGGACGGGCGGCTCCGGCGGGTCCACCGACCGGGCCAGGAACCATGCGTCGGCACGGGCGGCGAACACCGGGATGCTGCGGCGGCCCGTGGTGAGGAACGCGCGGGCCCCGGCGGGCAGGGCCTCGGCGGCGGCCGGCAGGGACGGGACGCGGCGCCAGTCGTCGCCGTCCGCCTCCGTCCAGCCGGGGCGGCGCAGCGCGAGCAGCGGCACGCCCGCCAGCCGGGACGCCCGCGCGGCGGAGGCGCTCATCCGCTCCGCGAACGGGTGCGTGGCGTCCACGAGGCGGTCGGTCCGGTGGTCGCGCAGCCAGGCCGCGAGCCCGTCGGCGCCGCCGAACCCGCCGATGTGCACCTCCCCCACGGGCAGGCGCGGGTCGGTGACGCGTCCGGCGAGGGACGACACGACCCGGACGTCCGGGTGGCCGTCCGCCAGCGCGGCGGCGAGGGCGCGGGCCTCGGCGGTGCCGCCGAGGATCAGGACGCGCCGCACGCCCGGTCCCGGCCGGCGCTGTAGAGGTGGCTGTCGGGGAACGCCGACGCGGTCAGCACCCGG
It encodes:
- a CDS encoding cobalt-precorrin-6A reductase, translating into MRRVLILGGTAEARALAAALADGHPDVRVVSSLAGRVTDPRLPVGEVHIGGFGGADGLAAWLRDHRTDRLVDATHPFAERMSASAARASRLAGVPLLALRRPGWTEADGDDWRRVPSLPAAAEALPAGARAFLTTGRRSIPVFAARADAWFLARSVDPPEPPVPSNVEVLLARGPYTVDGERALIDAHRLTVLVTKDSGGAMTRAKLTAARRAGIPVVMVDRPPPPEGVRTTHDVAAAAAWAQG